In Girardinichthys multiradiatus isolate DD_20200921_A chromosome 18, DD_fGirMul_XY1, whole genome shotgun sequence, a single window of DNA contains:
- the si:ch211-10d23.5 gene encoding uncharacterized protein si:ch211-10d23.5 has product MEGSHLHQSYSDVDSFLACAAPQCVFCEKKELGNSGHLFRKHLREAIYFSDNNQGTASEKNRVVINYFFFAEKSETLKRKNEDTTDDATENTDNSSAAHSACPHCTALLSTPKNLQRHIRDVHLMETTPMICVDIRNELYVTPKQNHCPVLPIHVVKSTNPPKLDLRLKGVTNKVCKTLYQTSSPHICFTLQDMLSKGLMSSDWGLKCEQMDIEAKNSEVDSVFPVSFGDKGQSQRCFFFSVFTNEADSWCQFGRTRVMFDAVAGKWNCQCRGSGKSHCMMAIWWIFQESPGTLMATSDVQVEDIDDLESHMVDGGISSVPNSLNTQNICVMTEYFYRQKRIPSLQQLPFKLRTQEETPPPSFFPTESTCPYCPGPTPPELSPSKVVTSQAMMYGINYVKKGISVAEKQCPTCGNVVRFQEYASGFHKFNNNVFLTLPLCELLQSA; this is encoded by the exons ATGGAAG GTTCACATTTACATCAGAGTTATTCTGATGTTGATTCATTTCTTGCCTGTGCTGCACCTCAGTGTGTTTTCTGTGAAAAAAAGGAACTTGGAAATAGTGGTCACCTTTTCAGAAAGCACCTGAGAGaagctatttatttttctgacaacAATCAAG GTACTGCATCAGAGAAAAATCGAG TAGtaattaattactttttttttgcagaaaagtCTGAGAcgttgaaaagaaaaaatgaagatACCACTGATGATGCCACAGAGAACACAGACAACTCCAGTGCAGCCCATAGTGCTTGTCCACACTGCACAGCATTGTTAAGCACACCCAAAAACTTGCAAAGGCATATTAGGGATGTGCATTTAATGGAAACCACGCCTATGATTTGTGTGGACATTAGAAATGAGCTCTATGTCACTCCAAAACAGAACCACTGTCCAGTTCTACCAATCCATGTTGTGAAGTCAACCAACCCACCTAAACTCGACTTGAGGTTGAAAGGTGTCACA AACAAAGTATGCAAAACCCTATATCAAACCAGCAGTCCTCACATCTGCTTCACACTGCAAGACATGCTTAGCAAAGGGTTGATGTCCTCTGACTGGGGTTTAAAATGCGAGCAAATGGATATTGAAGCAAAAAACAGTGAAGTTGACAGTGTGTTCCCTGTTTCATTTGGAGATAAAGGACAATCTCaacgatgtttttttttttccgtctTCACAAATGAAGCAGACAGCTGGTGCCAGTTTGGAAGGACAAGAGTAATGTTTGACGCAGTGGCAGGGAAGTGGAACTGTCAATGTAGGGGAAGTGGAAAATCACATTGTATGATGGCAATATGGTGGATTTTCCAAGAGTCCCCAGGTACACTCATGGCCACGTCTGACGTACAGGTAGAGGACATTGATGACTTAGAAAGTCACATGGTGGACGGTGGCATCTCTTCTGTACCAAACAGTCTGAACACTCAAAATATCTGTGTAATGACAGAATACTTTTATAGACAAAAGCGGATCCCATCCCTACAACAGTTGCCCTTTAAGCTTAGAACCCAGGAGGAAACACCACCACCATCCTTTTTTCCCACAGAAAGTACCTGTCCCTACTGTCCAGGGCCCACTCCTCCAGAACTCAGTCCCTCCAAAGTAGTGACTTCACAAGCCATGATGTATGGGATCAATTATGTGAAAAAAG GTATCTCTGTTGCCGAAAAACAATGCCCAACATGTGGTAACGTTGTGCGATTCCAAGAATATGCCTCTGGATTCCACAAGTTTAACAATAATGTTTTCCTTACGCTTCCATTGTGTGAGCTTCTGCAGTCTGCTTAG